One window of the Roseovarius sp. THAF9 genome contains the following:
- a CDS encoding YdcH family protein — MKRRTLSPKSLKARIDTLTRRHREIDLRITREQSQPAADALRLKQLKQERLGLRDAIRVTQTLLKRLDPRPARLGWQQQFHSG, encoded by the coding sequence ATGAAACGCCGCACACTTTCGCCCAAGAGCCTGAAGGCCCGGATCGACACGCTGACCCGCCGCCACCGCGAGATCGACCTGCGGATCACCCGCGAGCAGAGCCAGCCCGCCGCCGACGCGCTGCGCCTCAAGCAGCTGAAACAGGAGCGGCTGGGCCTGCGTGACGCGATCCGCGTGACACAGACGCTGCTTAAGCGGCTGGACCCGCGCCCGGCCCGCCTCGGTTGGCAACAGCAATTCCATTCCGGGTGA
- a CDS encoding hydrogen peroxide-inducible genes activator yields MDDITLRQLRYFLALSETGHYRKAAERAGISQPSLSQQIVRLESALGVELVERGRRGAVLTPAGREVLAQARKVIDEVETLALRAREAKDGVGGTLRLGTTPTLGPYLLPYVTRRLHRAYPALKLVIRDAAPRVLQDELDEGRHDMILTQLPVQSADVDVMRLFREPLKLAMVQDHPLAGAARVDEADLQGQDVLSLSDAYLLHGQMLRLCEDVGARLRQDYEGTSLDALRQMTALGMGVSFLPALYVRSEVDGKEGDVAIRPFGGDRLTRSIGLVWRRRAAHAALARRIGGIVQAVVQEHFADLVTLEA; encoded by the coding sequence ATGGACGATATCACCTTGCGCCAGTTGCGCTATTTCCTCGCCCTCAGCGAGACGGGCCATTACCGCAAGGCTGCCGAACGCGCCGGGATCAGCCAGCCGTCGCTCAGCCAGCAGATCGTTCGGCTGGAATCCGCCCTTGGCGTCGAGTTGGTCGAGCGCGGGCGGCGCGGGGCCGTTCTAACGCCTGCCGGGCGCGAGGTGCTGGCGCAGGCCCGCAAGGTGATCGACGAGGTCGAGACGTTGGCGCTGCGGGCGCGCGAGGCGAAGGATGGCGTTGGCGGCACATTGCGGCTGGGCACGACGCCGACATTGGGTCCGTATCTTTTGCCCTACGTCACGCGGCGGCTGCACCGCGCCTACCCCGCGCTGAAACTTGTGATCCGCGATGCCGCACCGCGCGTGCTGCAGGATGAACTGGACGAGGGACGGCACGACATGATCCTGACGCAACTGCCGGTGCAATCGGCCGATGTGGACGTGATGCGGCTTTTCCGCGAGCCGCTGAAGCTAGCCATGGTGCAGGACCATCCGCTGGCGGGGGCGGCGCGGGTCGACGAAGCTGATCTGCAAGGGCAGGATGTGCTGTCGTTGTCCGATGCCTACCTGCTGCATGGCCAGATGTTGCGCCTGTGCGAGGATGTGGGTGCGCGGCTGCGGCAGGATTACGAGGGCACCAGCCTCGATGCGCTGCGACAGATGACGGCGCTGGGCATGGGTGTCAGTTTCCTGCCCGCGCTTTATGTCCGGTCCGAGGTGGATGGCAAAGAGGGCGACGTGGCGATCCGGCCTTTCGGCGGCGACCGGCTGACCCGCTCGATCGGGCTGGTCTGGCGCCGGCGGGCGGCCCATGCCGCGCTGGCCCGGCGGATCGGCGGGATCGTGCAGGCGGTGGTGCAGGAGCATTTCGCCGACCTTGTGACATTGGAGGCCTAA
- a CDS encoding cupin domain-containing protein produces MLKYTPGDDVGPLEHWPFDAPESAYRILRGDPVCHGRLDAGGPGHATRSGIWRCSEGAFACTEQRDEMMVILQGRCRISDHATGAVLDLGPGDTAFVRDGVRVTWDVSEAVTKAFMGWKPDRY; encoded by the coding sequence ATGCTGAAATACACCCCCGGAGACGATGTCGGCCCGCTCGAGCACTGGCCCTTCGATGCGCCAGAGAGCGCGTATCGCATCCTGCGCGGCGATCCTGTCTGTCACGGGCGGCTGGACGCGGGCGGGCCGGGGCACGCGACGCGGTCCGGGATCTGGCGTTGTTCCGAGGGGGCATTTGCCTGCACCGAACAGCGCGACGAGATGATGGTGATCCTGCAGGGGCGCTGCCGCATCAGCGATCACGCCACCGGCGCGGTGCTGGATCTCGGTCCCGGCGACACCGCATTTGTTCGGGACGGTGTGCGGGTGACATGGGACGTCTCCGAGGCGGTGACGAAGGCCTTCATGGGCTGGAAACCCGACCGATATTGA
- a CDS encoding MBL fold metallo-hydrolase gives MTTRRNFLIGSAAAGTVTVLPSLAFAAEEGASMSFLDGAVSIHPISHASFVMETPAGVVYVDPVGEASEYQSLPDPELILVTHRHGDHYNADLLGALPEVPILTNADVMGMMPEDMQGRTQAIAAGDTTEMMGLGIEAVPAYNITEGRMDFHPQDRGDIGFVVTTDAGRVYISGDTEGTDEMRSLEDIDVALVCMNLPFTMTAEQAADAVAEFSPAVVIPYHYRGRDGGTQDPEAFAQMLSDAGAETEVSLHDWYNGNLS, from the coding sequence ATGACCACCAGACGCAATTTCCTGATCGGCAGCGCTGCCGCCGGCACCGTGACCGTGCTGCCGTCGCTCGCCTTTGCTGCCGAGGAAGGCGCCAGCATGAGCTTTCTTGACGGGGCCGTCAGCATTCATCCCATTTCGCACGCCTCCTTCGTGATGGAGACACCCGCGGGCGTCGTCTATGTCGACCCGGTGGGCGAGGCGTCGGAATACCAAAGTCTGCCCGACCCCGAGCTGATCCTTGTCACCCACCGGCACGGCGACCACTACAATGCCGACCTCTTGGGCGCGCTGCCCGAGGTGCCGATCCTGACCAATGCCGACGTCATGGGCATGATGCCCGAGGACATGCAGGGCCGCACACAGGCCATCGCCGCCGGTGACACGACCGAGATGATGGGGCTGGGGATCGAGGCGGTGCCAGCCTACAACATCACCGAGGGCCGGATGGATTTCCACCCGCAGGACCGGGGCGATATCGGCTTTGTCGTGACCACGGATGCGGGCCGGGTCTATATCTCGGGCGATACCGAAGGCACCGACGAGATGCGCAGCCTGGAAGATATCGACGTGGCGCTGGTCTGCATGAACCTGCCCTTCACCATGACCGCCGAACAGGCCGCAGACGCGGTGGCCGAATTCTCGCCTGCCGTGGTGATCCCGTATCACTATCGCGGTCGCGACGGCGGCACGCAGGACCCCGAGGCCTTTGCCCAAATGCTGAGCGATGCGGGGGCCGAGACCGAAGTGTCGCTGCACGACTGGTACAACGGCAACCTGAGCTGA
- a CDS encoding MipA/OmpV family protein, giving the protein MKSTFLIAAMSCVPGMAFAQSGPSLSFSAGIGGNYQPEYFGSDDYEAGVTGGFKFGHLKIGRLEFGDPDPNVVNLGWRPRGSFRLIGERDSSDHAELAGLNDVDFSVEIGGGIGYTAENFQAFADVRYGVIGHESWVGELGADAIFRPSDDWTVTVGPRVLWGSDDYTSTYFGVTPAEAGLSAFPAYAPGSGIVSAGIEVGAQYELSQNWYLDGTLAWNRYVGDAADSPIVQDDDSYTASLVVMRRFNFGR; this is encoded by the coding sequence ATGAAATCCACATTCCTGATCGCCGCCATGAGTTGTGTTCCCGGCATGGCCTTTGCCCAGTCCGGCCCCAGCCTGTCCTTCTCGGCCGGCATCGGCGGCAATTACCAACCGGAGTATTTCGGCTCTGACGACTACGAGGCGGGCGTGACCGGCGGGTTCAAGTTCGGTCACCTCAAGATCGGCCGGCTGGAGTTCGGCGACCCCGATCCCAATGTTGTCAATCTTGGCTGGCGGCCGCGCGGCTCGTTCCGCCTGATAGGGGAACGCGACAGTTCGGACCATGCAGAGCTGGCGGGTCTGAACGATGTCGATTTCAGTGTCGAGATCGGTGGCGGCATCGGCTACACCGCCGAGAATTTCCAAGCCTTTGCGGACGTGCGCTATGGCGTGATCGGCCACGAAAGCTGGGTGGGCGAGCTGGGCGCCGACGCGATCTTCCGCCCCTCGGACGACTGGACTGTTACCGTGGGGCCACGGGTGCTGTGGGGCTCGGATGACTACACGTCGACCTATTTCGGCGTCACCCCGGCCGAGGCGGGCCTGTCGGCCTTTCCCGCCTACGCGCCCGGATCCGGCATCGTCAGCGCGGGCATCGAGGTCGGCGCGCAATACGAGCTGTCGCAGAACTGGTATCTGGACGGAACACTGGCCTGGAACCGGTATGTCGGCGACGCGGCGGATTCACCTATCGTTCAGGACGACGACAGCTATACGGCATCGCTGGTCGTGATGCGGCGGTTCAACTTCGGGCGGTGA